From the Lolium rigidum isolate FL_2022 chromosome 2, APGP_CSIRO_Lrig_0.1, whole genome shotgun sequence genome, one window contains:
- the LOC124690108 gene encoding oryzain alpha chain-like has translation MRSPTAVMAVAALLLLLVTLAAADTTASSHREQERIAEDERRVMGEWLAKDSRSCREGSEEEDQRLFAEWMAEHGKKYKDAGEEMRRYAFFKDTLSRMDQYKAILGRNSVIFVYNGPFSDLSHEEWRAMTCGMLRNDDEMLDASLSIASERYRGMEYYR, from the exons ATGAGGAGTCCCACGGCTGTCATGGCGGTGGCAGCGCTTTTGCTGCTGCTGGTAACCCTGGCGGCGGCGGACACTACGGCTTCATCGCACAGGGAGCAGGAGAGGATCGCGGAGGACGAGCGGCGTGTCATGGGGGAGTGGCTGGCGAAGGACAGCAGGAGCTGCAGGGAggggagcgaggaggaggatcAGCGGCTGTTTGCGGA GTGGATGGCCGAGCATGGCAAGAAGTACAAGGACGCCGGCGAGGAGATGCGCCGTTACGCCTTCTTCAAGGACACACTCAGCAGGATGGATCAGTACAAGGCCATCTTAGGTAGGAACTCGGTGATCTTTGTCTACAACGGGCCGTTTAGCGACCTCAGCCACGAGGAGTGGAGGGCCATGACCTGTGGGATGCTTCGCAACGACGACGAGATGTTGGATGCTTCACTATCCATAGCAAGCGAACGATATAGAGGAATGGAGTACTATAGATGA
- the LOC124692357 gene encoding uncharacterized protein LOC124692357 isoform X2, which yields MRLGGPPCCCCCFTQLQPAAASRLRLPPARAANTTSDSATRLRAVLQQVDDELRKGNDEAALSLVRGSQGEGGGLRCFGAARQVPQRLYKLDELKLNGIDTSSFLSPEDRTLGSIERNLQIAALLGGLSISAAFELSQFQALFLFIYLNGGARNLVLDTLGHSLSQKYHNRVIEHEAGHFLIAYLLGVLPKEYTITSLETLKKKGSLNVQAGTAFVDFEFVEEINSGKLSAKMLNKFSCIALAGVATEYLLYGYAEGGLADVNKLDGLFKSLGFTQNKADSQVRWAVLNTILLLRRHEKARSKLAEAMSSGISVGSCIQVIEESINTEDI from the exons ATGAGACTGGGTGGAccgccctgctgctgctgctgcttcaccCAGCTGCAGCCCGCCGCCGCTTCAAGGCTGCGCCTGCCACCGGCTCGCGCCGCAAACACCACCTCCGACTCGGCCACGCGGCTGAGGGCAGTGCTTCAGCAGGTGGACGACGAGCTGCGGAAAGGGAACGACGAGGCCGCGCTGTCCCTCGTGCGCGGCTCGCAGGGGGAGGGCGGCGGGCTCCGGTGCTTTGGCGCCGCCAGGCAG GTACCTCAAAGACTTTATAAACTAGATGAGCTTAAGCTAAATGGGATCGATACCTCTTCTTTTCTATCTCCGGAGGATCGGACTTTGGGATCAATTGAGAGAAATCTCCAAATTGCTGCACTTCTTGGAGGCCTTTCTATTTCAGCTGCATTTGAGCTTTCTCAATTCCAAGCTCTGTTTCTCTTT ATATATTTAAATGGAGGGGCTAGAAACTTGGTTCTCGACACACTTGGTCACAGTCTCAGCCAGAAGTACCATAACAGAGTTATTGAG CATGAAGCTGGTCACTTCTTGATAGCATACTTGCTTGGAGTGCTCCCGAAGGAATATACTATCACAAGTTTAGAAACACTTAAGAAAAAAGGATCATTGAATGTACAAGCTGGGACAGCTTTTGTGGACTTTGAATTTGTTGAAGAG ATCAATTCAGGCAAACTGTCCGCGAAG ATGCTGAACAAGTTCTCATGTATTGCTCTGGCTGGAGTAGCAACAGAGTATCTTCTGTATGGATACGCTGAAGGAGGACTAGCTGACGTCAACAAG CTGGATGGGTTGTTCAAGAGCCTGGGTTTTACCCAGAACAAAGCTGATTCACAGGTGAGATGGGCTGTGCTGAACACTATTCTGTTACTGCGCCGCCACGAAAAGGCTAGATCGAAGCTTGCGGAGGCAATGTCCTCTGGGATATCAGTTGGATCTTGCATTCAGGTCATAGAAGAGAGTATAAACACAGAGGATATTTGA
- the LOC124692357 gene encoding uncharacterized protein LOC124692357 isoform X1 has protein sequence MRLGGPPCCCCCFTQLQPAAASRLRLPPARAANTTSDSATRLRAVLQQVDDELRKGNDEAALSLVRGSQGEGGGLRCFGAARQVPQRLYKLDELKLNGIDTSSFLSPEDRTLGSIERNLQIAALLGGLSISAAFELSQFQALFLFVGLLFVWSVDLIYLNGGARNLVLDTLGHSLSQKYHNRVIEHEAGHFLIAYLLGVLPKEYTITSLETLKKKGSLNVQAGTAFVDFEFVEEINSGKLSAKMLNKFSCIALAGVATEYLLYGYAEGGLADVNKLDGLFKSLGFTQNKADSQVRWAVLNTILLLRRHEKARSKLAEAMSSGISVGSCIQVIEESINTEDI, from the exons ATGAGACTGGGTGGAccgccctgctgctgctgctgcttcaccCAGCTGCAGCCCGCCGCCGCTTCAAGGCTGCGCCTGCCACCGGCTCGCGCCGCAAACACCACCTCCGACTCGGCCACGCGGCTGAGGGCAGTGCTTCAGCAGGTGGACGACGAGCTGCGGAAAGGGAACGACGAGGCCGCGCTGTCCCTCGTGCGCGGCTCGCAGGGGGAGGGCGGCGGGCTCCGGTGCTTTGGCGCCGCCAGGCAG GTACCTCAAAGACTTTATAAACTAGATGAGCTTAAGCTAAATGGGATCGATACCTCTTCTTTTCTATCTCCGGAGGATCGGACTTTGGGATCAATTGAGAGAAATCTCCAAATTGCTGCACTTCTTGGAGGCCTTTCTATTTCAGCTGCATTTGAGCTTTCTCAATTCCAAGCTCTGTTTCTCTTTGTAGGCCTACTATTTGTGTGGTCTGTTGATTTG ATATATTTAAATGGAGGGGCTAGAAACTTGGTTCTCGACACACTTGGTCACAGTCTCAGCCAGAAGTACCATAACAGAGTTATTGAG CATGAAGCTGGTCACTTCTTGATAGCATACTTGCTTGGAGTGCTCCCGAAGGAATATACTATCACAAGTTTAGAAACACTTAAGAAAAAAGGATCATTGAATGTACAAGCTGGGACAGCTTTTGTGGACTTTGAATTTGTTGAAGAG ATCAATTCAGGCAAACTGTCCGCGAAG ATGCTGAACAAGTTCTCATGTATTGCTCTGGCTGGAGTAGCAACAGAGTATCTTCTGTATGGATACGCTGAAGGAGGACTAGCTGACGTCAACAAG CTGGATGGGTTGTTCAAGAGCCTGGGTTTTACCCAGAACAAAGCTGATTCACAGGTGAGATGGGCTGTGCTGAACACTATTCTGTTACTGCGCCGCCACGAAAAGGCTAGATCGAAGCTTGCGGAGGCAATGTCCTCTGGGATATCAGTTGGATCTTGCATTCAGGTCATAGAAGAGAGTATAAACACAGAGGATATTTGA